A stretch of Longimicrobium sp. DNA encodes these proteins:
- the mutS gene encoding DNA mismatch repair protein MutS — protein sequence MASEDTPLMQQWRDVKAHHPDALVFFRVGDFYELFNEDAVEGSKILDLTLTSRNNGSSKAPLAGIPAHALDTYLRRLVAAGRRVAICDQVEDPALARGLVKRQVTEMVTPGAVFSDSLLEARRNNFLAAIAGDAGGEGTVGLALADLTTGEMSVRRVAWEDLPEELGVHQPAEILLPRTWELFPIAGAPGVTRTYRADWLFDPRAAGEELARHFRVANLTGFGFEAGDGSLAAACGALVAYLAEVQPAGFGGLRPPRIERPGHAMALDEMTRRNLELVESIRGGGGEGTLLSVLDEALTPMGGRLLRRWLLAPLVEVAAIDARLDAVAELVEDAGMRRDVRDALAEVRDLERLAVKVGAGRATPREMLALAASLARVPLLRAALADARAPMLRGLLERLEPLEEVKGAVERAVDPDAPAVVAEGGVIRAGYDRELDELRGVRDGAVEFIAALQARERERTGIGSLKVGFNRVFGYYLEVTRAQAERVPADYHRKQTLANAERYYTPELKEWEEKVLGAEEKITALEARLFAELRTAVAREVPRVQAVAERIATLDVLAGLAEVAVRREYARPEVDNGFALEVRGGRHPVVETMMPREEFIPNDVRLDHDARVMVLTGPNMAGKSTVLRQVGLVVLMAQAGSFVPARFAKVGVVDRVFTRVGASDNLARGQSTFMVEMNETAAILHGATARSLVLLDEIGRGTSTWDGLSVATATTEHLHDVVGAKTIFATHYHEMTRLATRLAGVANFSVAVREVGDDIVFLRRLVPGGADRSYGVEVARLAGLPESVVERAREILRELEAAAAPAEAHRPRAEPVVQLGLFGPEAHPVVERLRGVDVNSLTPLQALALLAELVEAARS from the coding sequence ATGGCGTCCGAAGACACCCCGCTCATGCAGCAGTGGCGCGACGTGAAGGCGCACCACCCGGACGCGCTCGTCTTCTTCCGCGTCGGCGACTTCTACGAGCTGTTCAACGAGGACGCGGTGGAGGGGTCGAAGATCCTCGACCTCACCCTCACCTCGCGCAACAACGGCAGCTCGAAGGCGCCGCTGGCCGGCATCCCCGCGCACGCGCTGGACACGTACCTCCGCCGCCTGGTGGCCGCCGGGCGGCGCGTGGCCATCTGCGACCAGGTGGAGGACCCGGCGCTCGCCAGGGGGCTGGTGAAGCGGCAGGTCACCGAGATGGTGACGCCGGGCGCGGTGTTCAGCGACTCGCTGCTGGAGGCGCGGCGCAACAACTTCCTGGCGGCCATCGCGGGCGACGCGGGCGGCGAGGGGACGGTTGGGCTGGCGCTGGCCGACCTCACCACGGGGGAGATGAGCGTGCGCCGCGTGGCCTGGGAAGACCTCCCCGAGGAGCTGGGGGTGCACCAGCCGGCGGAGATCCTCCTGCCGCGCACCTGGGAGCTCTTCCCGATCGCCGGGGCGCCCGGGGTGACGCGCACCTACCGCGCGGACTGGCTCTTCGACCCGCGCGCGGCTGGGGAGGAGCTGGCCCGCCACTTCCGCGTGGCCAACCTCACCGGCTTCGGCTTCGAGGCGGGCGACGGGTCGCTGGCGGCGGCGTGCGGGGCGCTGGTGGCGTACCTGGCCGAGGTGCAGCCCGCCGGCTTCGGGGGCCTGCGCCCGCCCAGGATCGAGCGCCCCGGGCACGCCATGGCGCTGGACGAGATGACGCGCCGCAACCTGGAGCTGGTGGAATCGATCCGCGGCGGCGGGGGCGAGGGGACGCTGCTCTCGGTGCTGGACGAGGCGCTCACGCCGATGGGCGGCCGGCTGCTGCGCCGCTGGCTCCTGGCGCCGCTGGTGGAGGTGGCGGCCATCGACGCGCGGCTGGACGCGGTGGCGGAGCTGGTGGAGGATGCCGGGATGCGCCGCGACGTGCGCGACGCGCTGGCCGAGGTGCGCGACCTGGAGCGCCTGGCCGTGAAGGTCGGCGCGGGGCGCGCCACGCCGCGGGAGATGCTGGCGCTGGCGGCGTCGCTCGCTCGCGTCCCCCTGCTGCGCGCCGCGCTGGCCGACGCGCGCGCGCCGATGCTGCGGGGGCTGTTGGAGCGCCTGGAGCCGCTGGAGGAGGTGAAGGGCGCCGTGGAGCGGGCGGTGGACCCCGACGCGCCGGCCGTGGTGGCCGAGGGCGGGGTGATCCGCGCCGGGTACGACCGCGAGCTCGACGAGCTGCGCGGGGTGCGCGACGGAGCGGTGGAGTTCATCGCGGCGCTGCAGGCGCGCGAGCGGGAGCGCACCGGGATCGGCTCGCTCAAGGTGGGCTTCAACCGCGTCTTCGGCTACTACCTGGAGGTCACCCGCGCGCAGGCCGAGCGCGTCCCCGCCGACTACCACCGCAAGCAGACGCTGGCCAACGCGGAGCGCTACTACACGCCGGAGCTGAAGGAGTGGGAGGAGAAGGTCCTGGGCGCGGAGGAGAAGATCACCGCGCTGGAGGCCCGCCTCTTCGCGGAGCTCAGGACGGCGGTCGCCCGCGAGGTGCCGCGCGTGCAGGCGGTGGCGGAGCGCATCGCCACGCTGGACGTGCTGGCGGGGCTGGCGGAGGTGGCGGTGCGGCGCGAGTACGCGCGGCCCGAGGTGGACAACGGCTTCGCGCTGGAGGTGCGCGGCGGGCGCCACCCCGTGGTCGAGACGATGATGCCGCGCGAGGAGTTCATCCCCAACGACGTGCGGCTGGACCACGACGCGCGGGTGATGGTGCTCACCGGGCCCAACATGGCCGGCAAGTCGACGGTCCTGCGCCAGGTGGGGCTCGTGGTCCTGATGGCCCAGGCGGGCTCGTTCGTCCCCGCGCGCTTCGCGAAGGTGGGCGTCGTGGACCGGGTGTTCACGCGGGTGGGGGCGTCGGACAACCTGGCGCGGGGGCAGTCCACCTTCATGGTGGAGATGAACGAGACGGCGGCGATCCTGCACGGGGCCACCGCGCGCTCGCTGGTGCTGCTGGACGAGATCGGCCGCGGCACCTCCACCTGGGACGGGCTGAGCGTCGCCACCGCGACGACGGAGCACCTGCACGACGTGGTGGGGGCCAAGACGATCTTCGCCACGCACTACCACGAGATGACGCGGCTGGCCACGCGGCTGGCGGGGGTGGCCAACTTCAGCGTGGCCGTGCGCGAGGTGGGCGACGACATCGTCTTCCTGCGCCGCCTGGTGCCCGGCGGGGCGGACCGCTCGTACGGGGTGGAGGTGGCACGGCTGGCGGGGCTGCCCGAGAGCGTGGTGGAGCGGGCGCGCGAGATCCTGCGCGAGCTGGAGGCGGCCGCCGCGCCGGCGGAGGCGCACCGCCCGCGCGCGGAGCCGGTGGTGCAGCTGGGGCTCTTCGGGCCCGAGGCGCACCCGGTGGTGGAGCGCCTGCGCGGCGTGGACGTCAACTCGCTGACGCCGCTGCAGGCACTGGCGCTGCTGGCGGAGCTGGTGGAGGCGGCGCGATCGTGA
- a CDS encoding type II toxin-antitoxin system HicB family antitoxin: MEQYSPAVQWSDEDDAYIAVCPDLGGISAFGDTPAEALAELEVAVRLAVEAYQEKGWPLPPRFEWKVAPGNMLDTPSTRTGE; the protein is encoded by the coding sequence ATGGAACAGTACAGCCCCGCCGTCCAGTGGTCTGATGAGGACGATGCGTACATCGCCGTCTGCCCGGACCTCGGCGGAATATCCGCGTTCGGCGATACTCCGGCGGAAGCGCTCGCCGAGCTGGAGGTGGCCGTTCGGCTCGCGGTCGAAGCGTATCAGGAGAAAGGCTGGCCGCTGCCTCCCAGATTCGAATGGAAGGTGGCGCCAGGGAATATGCTCGACACGCCATCCACCAGAACGGGTGAGTAG
- a CDS encoding energy transducer TonB — MPRRRTPTAALLAALVLLAACEREPVPETPPRQISRTPFQYPEELWDAQVEGETTLRLYISERGTVDSARVEQGSGYPAFDSAALAGSHELRFQPATRDGRPVAAWFLLPVKFELDPADTTVVPKQSP; from the coding sequence ATGCCCCGACGCCGCACCCCGACCGCCGCCCTCCTGGCCGCGCTCGTCCTGCTCGCCGCCTGCGAGCGCGAGCCGGTGCCCGAGACGCCGCCCCGGCAGATCTCCCGGACGCCGTTCCAGTACCCCGAGGAGCTGTGGGACGCGCAGGTGGAGGGGGAGACCACGCTGCGGCTCTACATCAGCGAGCGCGGCACCGTGGACTCGGCGCGGGTGGAGCAGGGGAGCGGCTACCCGGCGTTCGACTCGGCCGCCCTGGCCGGGAGCCACGAGCTGCGCTTCCAGCCGGCCACGCGCGACGGCAGGCCCGTGGCCGCGTGGTTCCTCCTTCCCGTCAAGTTCGAGCTGGACCCGGCCGACACCACCGTGGTCCCCAAGCAGAGTCCATGA
- a CDS encoding pyridoxal-phosphate dependent enzyme, whose translation MSSAESSPDTAARMRHERPYASIVETIGWTPLVRLNRLAQGIRTPVYGKAEFMNPGGSLKDRIGPAIIEAAEREGRLKPGGTIVEGTSGNTGVGLALAAAIRGYRCIFTLSDKFSQEKVRLLRAFGAEVIVTSAALPPDHPDTYVNLAKRIAEETPNAILADQFYNQANPEAHYRTTGPEIWEQTQGRVTHFVSAAGTGGNLTGVGRYLKERNPAVRVIGGDPVGSILRNLAETGEKGEGAPYKVEGIGQDKLPGTLDLAVVDEWRSVDDRTAMTLARRLTREEGLFVGGSTGLIAHVALEVAREVDDPGACVVFLLCDTGERYLSKVYSDEWMRENRLLEPARVSALDVVRGKAGDAPPRLVAVAPETPVRQALSFITQHDISQLPVVAEGDCVGSVAEANLMSRVLEDTEVLDQSVQHLMDPPLPVIDAHVDLPTVTRLLAKNPAVLVRQDGVLGGIVTRHDVLRYVTNGA comes from the coding sequence ATGAGCAGCGCCGAAAGCTCGCCCGACACCGCGGCCCGAATGCGCCACGAGAGGCCGTACGCCAGCATCGTGGAGACGATCGGGTGGACGCCGCTCGTCCGCCTGAACCGCCTGGCGCAGGGGATCCGCACCCCCGTCTACGGCAAGGCCGAGTTCATGAACCCGGGCGGGAGCCTCAAGGACCGCATCGGGCCCGCCATCATCGAGGCCGCCGAGCGCGAGGGGCGCCTCAAGCCCGGCGGCACCATCGTGGAGGGCACCAGCGGGAACACCGGGGTGGGGCTGGCGCTGGCCGCGGCGATCAGGGGGTACCGCTGCATCTTCACCCTCTCCGACAAGTTCAGCCAGGAGAAGGTGCGCCTCCTCAGGGCGTTCGGGGCCGAGGTGATCGTGACCTCGGCGGCGCTCCCGCCCGACCACCCCGACACCTACGTGAACCTGGCCAAGCGCATCGCCGAGGAGACCCCCAACGCCATCCTGGCCGACCAGTTCTACAACCAGGCCAACCCCGAGGCGCACTACCGCACCACCGGCCCCGAGATCTGGGAGCAGACGCAGGGGCGCGTCACCCACTTCGTCTCCGCGGCGGGGACGGGCGGCAACCTCACCGGCGTGGGCCGCTACCTGAAGGAGCGGAACCCGGCCGTGCGGGTGATCGGCGGCGACCCGGTGGGCTCGATCCTGCGCAACCTGGCCGAGACGGGCGAGAAGGGCGAGGGGGCGCCGTACAAGGTGGAGGGGATCGGGCAGGACAAGCTCCCGGGGACGCTGGACCTCGCGGTGGTCGACGAGTGGCGCTCGGTGGACGACCGCACCGCGATGACGCTGGCGCGTCGGCTCACCCGCGAGGAGGGGCTGTTCGTGGGCGGCTCGACGGGGCTGATCGCGCACGTGGCGCTGGAGGTGGCGCGCGAGGTGGACGACCCCGGGGCGTGCGTGGTGTTCCTCCTCTGCGACACCGGCGAGCGGTACCTGAGCAAGGTGTACAGCGACGAGTGGATGCGCGAGAACCGGCTGCTGGAGCCGGCGCGCGTCTCGGCGCTCGACGTGGTGCGCGGCAAGGCGGGCGACGCGCCGCCCCGGCTGGTGGCGGTGGCCCCCGAGACGCCGGTGCGCCAGGCGCTCTCGTTCATCACCCAGCACGACATCTCGCAGCTCCCCGTGGTGGCCGAGGGCGACTGCGTGGGGAGCGTGGCCGAGGCCAACCTGATGTCGCGGGTGCTGGAGGACACGGAGGTGCTCGACCAGTCGGTGCAGCACCTGATGGACCCGCCGCTGCCGGTGATCGACGCGCACGTGGACCTGCCGACCGTCACCCGGCTCCTGGCCAAGAACCCCGCCGTGCTGGTGCGGCAGGACGGCGTGCTGGGCGGGATCGTCACCCGGCACGACGTGCTGCGGTACGTGACGAACGGGGCGTGA